One part of the Bacillus sp. FJAT-27916 genome encodes these proteins:
- a CDS encoding 2-oxoacid:ferredoxin oxidoreductase subunit beta has product MATFKDFRNNVKPNWCPGCGDFSVQASIQRAAANVGLEPDQLAVISGIGCSGRISGYIQSYGFHSIHGRSLPIAQGVKMANRELTVLASGGDGDGFAIGMGHTVHAIRRNIDITYIVMDNQIYGLTKGQTSPRSAAGFKTKSTPSGSIEQAISPMEMALSVGATFVAQSFSSDLKDLTALIEAGIRHKGFSLINVFSPCVTYNKINTYDWFKENLTKLSTIEGYDPHNKEMAMQTLMQHDGLVTGLIYQNTEQPSYQELVSGYSEEPLSEANLTLTQDDFDRLTAEFM; this is encoded by the coding sequence TTGGCTACATTCAAGGATTTTCGCAATAATGTCAAACCAAACTGGTGCCCTGGCTGTGGAGATTTCTCTGTTCAGGCATCTATTCAGAGGGCTGCAGCTAATGTTGGCCTTGAACCGGATCAATTAGCCGTTATTTCAGGGATTGGCTGTTCAGGCCGTATTTCAGGTTATATTCAGTCCTATGGATTTCATAGCATTCACGGCAGATCCCTCCCTATAGCACAAGGGGTCAAGATGGCAAACCGTGAATTGACCGTTCTTGCCTCAGGCGGGGATGGGGACGGCTTCGCCATTGGAATGGGGCACACGGTCCATGCTATACGGCGAAATATTGATATTACCTATATCGTCATGGATAACCAAATCTATGGATTAACAAAGGGACAAACATCCCCGCGGTCCGCTGCCGGCTTTAAGACAAAATCAACACCGTCAGGCTCCATTGAACAAGCCATCTCACCGATGGAAATGGCTCTGTCAGTTGGAGCAACCTTTGTTGCGCAAAGCTTCTCCAGTGATTTGAAGGACTTAACTGCACTGATAGAGGCCGGAATCCGTCATAAGGGATTCTCCTTGATTAATGTGTTCAGTCCTTGTGTCACGTATAACAAAATCAATACGTATGATTGGTTTAAGGAGAATTTAACAAAGTTAAGCACAATTGAAGGTTATGACCCTCATAATAAGGAAATGGCCATGCAGACATTAATGCAGCATGATGGGCTCGTGACGGGCTTAATCTATCAAAATACTGAACAGCCATCTTATCAGGAATTGGTATCCGGCTATTCAGAAGAACCATTATCCGAAGCAAATTTAACCTTAACACAGGATGATTTTGATCGCCTAACCGCGGAATTCATGTAA
- a CDS encoding sortase has product MEEGQISSSAENQQSGKNDNKNKITEPPYEDGDIIGQLIIHKLGLEIPIVEGVLQKDLQNAVGHLVETAYPNEGGNIVIAGFRTTDSGPLFNKLTRLEVKDQVEIIDFQQTYIYEVTNICIIDKDEQEDLLDEINEQLALVTSTCDGAGRIVVIANKEER; this is encoded by the coding sequence GTGGAGGAAGGTCAGATTTCCAGCAGTGCTGAGAATCAACAGAGCGGGAAAAACGATAATAAGAATAAGATCACAGAACCGCCATATGAGGATGGAGACATCATCGGTCAATTGATTATTCACAAGCTTGGCTTGGAAATTCCAATTGTGGAGGGGGTCCTTCAGAAAGACTTACAGAATGCGGTGGGGCATTTAGTGGAGACGGCCTATCCGAATGAAGGAGGCAATATCGTGATTGCCGGATTTAGAACGACTGATTCGGGTCCGTTATTTAATAAGCTGACAAGGCTTGAGGTGAAAGATCAGGTTGAGATTATTGATTTTCAACAAACATACATATATGAGGTAACAAATATTTGCATCATTGATAAGGACGAACAAGAGGATTTGCTCGATGAAATCAATGAGCAGCTGGCACTTGTCACAAGCACATGTGATGGAGCGGGAAGGATTGTTGTTATCGCCAATAAGGAAGAGAGATGA
- a CDS encoding RicAFT regulatory complex protein RicA family protein translates to MEKFTKEQIIDKARDLARMISETEEVDFFKRAEEQINGNQTVAELMSVIKGLQKQAVNFQHYGKTEALKKTEEKLAKVERELDEIPVVQEFKQSQVEVNDMLQMVANVISNTVTDEIIKSTEGDLLHGKTGSKLKSEEGSHSC, encoded by the coding sequence ATGGAAAAATTCACGAAAGAACAAATTATTGATAAGGCAAGAGATTTAGCACGGATGATTTCAGAAACAGAAGAAGTAGATTTCTTCAAAAGAGCAGAAGAACAAATCAATGGCAATCAAACGGTTGCTGAACTTATGTCTGTCATTAAGGGGCTTCAAAAGCAGGCGGTCAACTTCCAGCATTATGGAAAGACAGAAGCATTGAAGAAGACGGAGGAAAAGCTGGCGAAAGTGGAAAGAGAGCTTGATGAAATTCCTGTCGTTCAGGAATTTAAGCAATCACAGGTGGAGGTAAATGACATGCTGCAAATGGTTGCAAACGTCATTTCCAATACGGTTACAGACGAAATCATCAAATCCACAGAAGGTGACCTTCTCCATGGAAAGACAGGCTCTAAGCTAAAAAGCGAAGAGGGCAGCCACAGCTGTTAA
- the lepB gene encoding signal peptidase I yields MNNRKVSSELASWLKAILIAVIVVLVCRQFVFTPTTVKGKSMMPSLQDGNRVILSKITHIDRFDEVVFHATDSPDKYVKRIIGLPGDKVEMKNDTLYINDKPYEEEYLDELKSSLDDAGLFTEDFTLKELTGEEVVPEGEMFVLGDNRPNSKDSRVFGFVPMERIVGEVKIRYWPIKDIGIAL; encoded by the coding sequence ATGAATAACCGTAAAGTATCAAGTGAACTTGCATCATGGCTGAAGGCTATTCTAATCGCGGTTATTGTAGTGCTTGTTTGCCGTCAATTTGTCTTCACACCCACAACGGTTAAGGGGAAATCAATGATGCCAAGTCTACAGGATGGCAATCGTGTCATCCTTAGCAAGATTACCCATATCGACCGCTTTGACGAAGTTGTATTCCATGCGACCGATTCACCGGATAAATATGTCAAACGGATTATCGGCCTTCCTGGAGATAAAGTGGAAATGAAGAATGACACCTTATACATTAATGACAAGCCATACGAAGAAGAATATCTAGATGAGCTTAAATCCAGCCTGGATGACGCTGGTCTATTTACGGAAGATTTCACATTAAAGGAACTGACCGGTGAAGAAGTCGTTCCGGAAGGAGAAATGTTCGTATTAGGAGATAATCGCCCAAATAGTAAAGATAGCCGTGTGTTCGGATTTGTTCCGATGGAGCGGATTGTTGGAGAAGTAAAGATACGCTATTGGCCGATTAAGGATATAGGGATTGCCTTATAG
- the tdh gene encoding L-threonine 3-dehydrogenase, which yields MKAIVKTKRGYGAELAMIDIPSIQDDEVLIKVKATSICGTDVHIYTWDDWAKNRVNPPYAFGHEFSGEVVEVGAAVSGIQIGENVSAETHIICGRCPQCMTGQFHICQETKIIGVDTQGCFAEYVALPAKNVWVNPKDMPAAMASIQEPMGNAVHTVLSGEVTGKSVAIIGCGPIGIMAVGVAKAAGASKVIALDVNEYRLELAKGMGASAVVNSAKEDVLNQMKRLTDGYGVDVVCEMSGHPEAINQGFKMATNGGRVSILSLPVKPVSINITDDIVFKGLTVQGITGRQMFKTWEQVSRLLESGLVDAGKVITHQFPLEEFEKGFDLMIKGQCGKVVLLP from the coding sequence ATGAAGGCAATTGTAAAAACCAAAAGGGGTTATGGTGCTGAATTAGCAATGATTGATATTCCATCAATCCAGGATGATGAGGTGCTCATTAAAGTGAAGGCCACCTCCATTTGCGGAACAGATGTGCATATTTATACGTGGGATGACTGGGCCAAGAACAGAGTGAATCCCCCTTATGCGTTCGGACATGAATTCTCAGGTGAAGTTGTGGAAGTGGGGGCTGCTGTTTCGGGTATCCAAATAGGGGAGAATGTATCGGCAGAAACCCATATTATTTGCGGGAGATGTCCTCAATGCATGACAGGGCAATTCCATATTTGTCAGGAAACAAAAATTATTGGGGTGGATACACAAGGCTGCTTTGCTGAATATGTAGCCCTTCCGGCAAAGAATGTATGGGTAAACCCGAAGGATATGCCGGCTGCCATGGCTTCAATACAAGAGCCGATGGGAAATGCCGTTCATACGGTTCTCTCAGGAGAGGTTACCGGCAAGAGCGTTGCCATCATCGGGTGCGGACCAATTGGCATTATGGCAGTGGGAGTAGCTAAAGCCGCTGGTGCATCGAAGGTGATTGCACTTGATGTGAATGAATATCGATTGGAGCTTGCCAAAGGCATGGGAGCGAGTGCTGTCGTTAACTCTGCAAAGGAAGATGTTTTAAACCAAATGAAGCGGTTGACAGATGGATATGGTGTCGATGTCGTTTGTGAAATGAGCGGTCATCCAGAAGCCATCAATCAAGGATTTAAGATGGCGACAAATGGCGGAAGGGTTTCTATTCTAAGTCTTCCTGTCAAGCCGGTTTCTATTAATATTACGGATGATATTGTGTTTAAGGGGTTGACGGTACAAGGTATTACAGGAAGACAGATGTTTAAGACATGGGAACAAGTCTCTCGGTTATTGGAATCAGGCTTAGTAGATGCTGGAAAGGTCATTACACATCAATTTCCGCTCGAGGAGTTTGAGAAAGGCTTTGATTTGATGATCAAAGGGCAGTGCGGCAAGGTAGTCTTATTGCCATAA
- the miaB gene encoding tRNA (N6-isopentenyl adenosine(37)-C2)-methylthiotransferase MiaB: MNEQQRLDSAAAKSEKKPDKDYSKYFEAVYMPPSLKDAKKRGKETISYHQDFSIQDQYSRMGEGRKFYIRTYGCQMNEHDTEVMSGILMALGYEPTDKVDEANVVLLNTCAIRENAENKVFGELGHLKSLKRNKPDLLLGVCGCMSQEESVVNKILQKHAFVDMIFGTHNIHRLPEILMEAYMSKEMVVEVWSKEGDIIENLPKVRKGNIKAWVNIMYGCDKFCTYCIVPYTRGKERSRRPEDIIQEVRSLAAQGYQEITLLGQNVNAYGKDFEDRDYRLGDLMEDIRKIDIPRIRFTTSHPRDFDDHLIEVLAKGGNMMDHIHLPVQSGNNEVLKIMARKYTREQYLELVRKIKEAIPDVSLTTDIIVGYPNETDEQFEETLSLYKEVEYDLAYTFIYSPREGTPAAKMKDNVPMEVKKQRLQRLNAVVNETALKKNKQYIGQVLEVLVEGESKNNPDVLAGYTTKNKLVNFAGDKSSIGKIVKVKITDAKTWSLNGEIAVEPETEIIGVKAGV; encoded by the coding sequence ATGAACGAACAGCAACGATTAGATTCGGCCGCTGCTAAATCTGAAAAGAAACCTGATAAGGATTACAGTAAATATTTTGAAGCTGTCTATATGCCTCCTTCATTAAAGGATGCAAAGAAGCGCGGGAAAGAAACGATAAGTTACCATCAAGATTTCAGCATCCAAGACCAATACAGCCGCATGGGAGAAGGGCGTAAATTCTATATTCGCACGTACGGCTGCCAAATGAATGAGCATGATACAGAGGTGATGTCCGGAATCTTAATGGCTTTAGGATATGAACCGACGGACAAGGTGGATGAGGCTAATGTGGTGCTGCTGAATACCTGTGCCATCCGTGAAAATGCAGAGAATAAGGTATTCGGTGAGCTTGGCCACTTGAAAAGCTTAAAAAGAAATAAACCGGATTTATTGCTCGGTGTATGTGGATGTATGTCTCAGGAAGAATCAGTCGTTAATAAGATTCTACAAAAGCATGCGTTTGTCGATATGATTTTTGGCACTCACAATATTCATCGTTTGCCTGAAATTCTGATGGAAGCCTATATGTCTAAGGAAATGGTCGTTGAGGTTTGGTCTAAGGAAGGCGATATTATCGAGAATCTTCCGAAGGTGCGTAAAGGAAATATTAAAGCTTGGGTCAATATTATGTATGGCTGTGATAAGTTTTGTACATATTGTATCGTTCCTTACACACGAGGGAAGGAACGAAGCCGGAGACCAGAGGATATTATTCAAGAGGTCCGCAGCCTGGCAGCTCAAGGATATCAGGAAATCACCTTGCTAGGTCAAAATGTAAATGCTTACGGAAAAGATTTTGAAGACCGTGATTATCGTTTAGGTGATTTAATGGAGGATATCCGCAAGATTGACATACCGCGTATCCGCTTTACGACAAGCCATCCGCGTGATTTTGATGATCACCTGATTGAAGTGCTGGCTAAGGGAGGCAATATGATGGACCACATCCATCTGCCTGTACAGTCTGGTAATAACGAAGTATTAAAGATCATGGCTCGAAAGTATACCCGTGAGCAATATTTAGAGCTTGTCAGGAAAATCAAGGAAGCGATTCCGGATGTGAGTTTAACGACGGATATCATTGTCGGTTATCCAAATGAAACGGATGAACAATTCGAAGAAACACTCTCCTTGTATAAAGAAGTGGAATATGATCTTGCGTATACATTTATTTATTCACCGCGAGAGGGCACTCCTGCAGCGAAGATGAAGGATAATGTGCCGATGGAAGTGAAAAAACAACGGCTGCAGCGCTTGAATGCTGTTGTCAATGAAACGGCACTCAAGAAAAATAAGCAATATATCGGACAGGTTCTGGAAGTGCTTGTTGAAGGGGAAAGCAAGAACAATCCAGATGTACTTGCAGGCTATACGACGAAGAATAAGCTAGTCAACTTTGCTGGAGATAAATCTTCTATTGGCAAGATTGTCAAGGTCAAAATTACCGATGCAAAAACATGGTCACTAAATGGAGAGATTGCTGTTGAGCCGGAAACAGAAATTATAGGGGTAAAGGCGGGAGTATAA
- a CDS encoding phospholipase D-like domain-containing protein, whose product MIKKCIYTVLWALGMFLLFLALLLTWIHHDIRKGREAAKDDSSPVIYPVRQSNFELFTEWDTFYPQFARDIEQAKEYVYIHFFSIGSGEASDRYFDLLKKKAKEGVQVYYSVDRAGSLKGNRAWFKKLEEAGVHVTYSNDPHFPHIWYTIQHRNHRRIAIMDGKVAYTGGMNVGEKYTKSSWHDYQLRMTGEGIQDFEKQFCHDWKINTGESPPLHTVRASAGVTPHYLKSYSSGYEVVNDLIQAFHSAKEDIIIATPYFIPDNEDFMDALKKAKKRGVEITIMWPKHSDGLMLTQAAYPFVKEALKNGMNVYQYEKGIFHGKLVLIDRKYPLIGTVNIDSRSLRLNDEMTLFMDDSPFTDRIINQVERDLDDSSKITLDYFKKLSTKDKILMKIAKCVDYYL is encoded by the coding sequence ATGATCAAGAAATGTATATATACAGTCTTATGGGCACTAGGGATGTTCCTGCTTTTTTTGGCCCTGCTTTTAACCTGGATTCATCATGATATTCGAAAAGGGAGGGAGGCTGCTAAGGATGACAGCAGCCCGGTTATCTACCCCGTAAGGCAGAGTAACTTCGAGTTATTTACCGAATGGGATACATTTTATCCGCAGTTCGCTCGGGATATTGAACAGGCGAAGGAGTATGTGTATATCCATTTCTTTTCGATTGGAAGCGGGGAAGCCAGTGATCGGTACTTTGATTTATTAAAGAAAAAGGCAAAAGAAGGAGTACAGGTGTATTATTCTGTTGACCGCGCTGGTTCTCTTAAGGGAAATCGAGCATGGTTCAAGAAGCTTGAGGAAGCAGGTGTCCATGTCACCTACAGCAATGATCCTCATTTTCCGCATATTTGGTATACCATTCAGCACCGTAATCACCGCCGTATAGCCATTATGGATGGCAAGGTGGCTTATACAGGCGGAATGAACGTCGGAGAGAAGTATACGAAATCAAGCTGGCATGATTATCAGCTGCGGATGACAGGGGAAGGCATACAGGATTTTGAAAAGCAATTCTGTCATGACTGGAAAATAAACACGGGAGAATCCCCGCCTCTGCACACGGTACGGGCTTCTGCAGGCGTCACCCCGCATTACTTGAAATCGTATTCAAGCGGGTATGAGGTAGTCAATGATCTTATTCAGGCCTTTCATTCAGCTAAGGAGGATATTATCATTGCCACGCCTTATTTTATCCCGGATAATGAAGACTTCATGGATGCGCTCAAGAAGGCTAAGAAGCGGGGAGTAGAAATCACGATTATGTGGCCGAAGCATTCAGACGGCCTTATGCTCACGCAAGCTGCTTATCCCTTTGTGAAAGAGGCACTCAAAAATGGAATGAACGTATATCAATATGAAAAGGGAATATTTCACGGAAAGCTAGTGCTGATCGATCGCAAATACCCTCTCATTGGAACAGTGAATATTGATTCTCGCTCCTTACGCTTAAATGATGAAATGACGCTGTTTATGGATGATTCTCCATTTACGGATCGTATCATTAATCAAGTGGAGCGAGATTTGGATGACTCATCTAAAATTACGCTGGATTATTTCAAAAAGCTTTCGACAAAGGACAAAATCCTCATGAAAATTGCCAAATGTGTTGATTATTATTTATAA
- a CDS encoding LemA family protein yields the protein MKRGTIILISGIAVVGILIAMFASSYNGFVSAEEDVDQSYSQIETQLQRRADLIPNLVNTVKGYASHEESVINDVTQARANLAGARTPEDQATANDELTGALNRLLVVVENYPDLKANKNYQQLMDELAGTENRIAVARKDYNDQVASYNKKVKRFPGSMIAGVFNFDEKEYFRSSEGADQAPTVDFGTD from the coding sequence ATGAAAAGAGGAACAATTATCCTTATCAGCGGCATTGCTGTGGTAGGCATCCTGATTGCCATGTTTGCCTCCAGCTATAACGGCTTTGTTTCAGCTGAGGAAGACGTCGATCAATCTTATTCCCAAATTGAGACACAGCTGCAAAGAAGAGCTGATTTGATTCCCAACCTAGTAAACACAGTTAAAGGGTATGCATCCCATGAGGAATCAGTCATTAATGATGTCACACAGGCACGGGCAAATTTAGCCGGCGCCAGAACCCCTGAAGATCAGGCAACTGCCAATGATGAATTAACTGGTGCTTTAAATCGATTACTTGTTGTGGTTGAGAATTACCCTGACCTGAAGGCTAACAAGAATTATCAGCAATTAATGGATGAGCTGGCTGGCACCGAAAATCGTATTGCGGTAGCTCGCAAGGATTATAACGATCAAGTGGCTTCCTATAACAAAAAGGTTAAGCGATTCCCAGGTTCCATGATTGCGGGTGTGTTCAATTTTGATGAAAAGGAATATTTCCGTTCTTCTGAAGGCGCTGATCAAGCTCCGACAGTTGATTTTGGTACAGACTGA
- a CDS encoding Gfo/Idh/MocA family protein produces MSKVKWGILSTANIGQTQVIPAINRSKLGEAIAIASLSGRAQEAADKLGIPKVYESYEALLSDEEIDAVYIPLPNHLHAKWVMEAAKAGKHVLVEKPASLTAHEMEEMLDVCNRHGVIFMEAFMYQFHAQHKRVRDILKTGEIGEVKYMYASHSFFLDDEENIRLSPEKGGGALYDVGCYNIHAFRHILQAEPKEVRVFSKMNNPYHIDMTTTGHLWMDNGVQAMFDCSFEMKTRDEYRVVGTKGEIICQHAYRPDRKDHKGTLVIKTNEETRKEIISCDQYLMQVEHFAECVIEGKQPQYTGTDTLQNMKVIDACYESIRTNQTVTLL; encoded by the coding sequence ATGAGTAAAGTGAAATGGGGAATTTTAAGTACGGCTAACATTGGACAAACACAAGTTATTCCTGCCATCAACCGTTCAAAGCTGGGGGAAGCAATCGCTATCGCAAGTTTGAGCGGAAGAGCACAGGAGGCAGCCGACAAACTGGGCATACCAAAGGTTTATGAATCCTATGAGGCACTATTGAGTGATGAAGAGATTGATGCCGTCTACATTCCGCTCCCAAATCATCTCCATGCCAAATGGGTAATGGAGGCAGCAAAAGCCGGCAAGCATGTGCTTGTCGAAAAGCCTGCTTCATTGACAGCGCATGAAATGGAAGAGATGTTGGATGTATGTAACCGTCATGGTGTCATTTTCATGGAAGCATTCATGTATCAATTCCATGCCCAGCATAAGCGGGTTAGGGATATATTGAAAACGGGTGAGATTGGCGAAGTGAAATATATGTATGCCAGCCATTCTTTTTTCCTTGATGATGAGGAAAATATCCGCCTTTCACCAGAAAAGGGCGGGGGTGCATTATATGATGTAGGCTGTTACAATATCCATGCTTTCCGTCATATCCTGCAGGCTGAACCAAAAGAGGTGCGAGTATTCTCTAAAATGAATAATCCTTATCATATTGATATGACGACAACCGGACATCTTTGGATGGATAATGGCGTTCAGGCCATGTTTGATTGCAGCTTCGAGATGAAAACGAGGGATGAGTACAGGGTAGTAGGTACGAAGGGAGAGATTATCTGCCAGCATGCCTATCGTCCAGATCGTAAAGACCATAAAGGGACCTTGGTCATCAAAACGAATGAGGAAACAAGAAAAGAAATCATCTCCTGTGATCAATACCTTATGCAGGTGGAGCATTTTGCTGAGTGTGTGATTGAAGGGAAACAACCGCAATATACGGGGACTGATACCTTGCAGAATATGAAGGTGATTGACGCTTGCTATGAATCCATCCGGACAAATCAAACCGTAACCCTTCTCTAA
- a CDS encoding glycine C-acetyltransferase, which translates to MKGFEYLQAELDDMKEKGVFRTLVHLETAQGSKVQIDGKSVIQLSSNNYLGLTAHPRLREAALEAVKTYGAGTGSVRTIAGTFNMHGELERKLAEFKHTEAALVFQSGFTTNQGVLSAILTEKDVVISDELNHASIIDGIRLTKAARRVYSHVNMESLEVALKETQSYRRRLIVTDGVFSMDGNIAPLPAIVELAEKYDALVMVDDAHASGVLGKNGRGTVNHFGLDGRVHIQVGTLSKAIGVLGGYVAGPKTLIDYLIHKGRPFLFSTSHPPAVTMANIAAIDVLLSEPELIDKLWENTRFFKEGLHKLGYDTGSSMTPITPVIVGDDKAAYELSDRLFEYGVFAQGIVFPTVAKGKARVRTIVTAEHTREELAEALRIFEQAGKELKLIK; encoded by the coding sequence ATGAAGGGTTTTGAGTATTTGCAGGCTGAGCTTGATGATATGAAGGAAAAAGGGGTGTTTCGCACACTCGTGCATTTGGAAACGGCTCAAGGGTCGAAGGTTCAAATTGATGGGAAATCGGTTATTCAATTATCATCAAATAATTATCTGGGCTTAACAGCTCATCCTAGGCTGCGTGAGGCAGCACTGGAAGCCGTCAAGACATATGGAGCAGGTACAGGATCGGTAAGGACGATTGCGGGTACATTCAATATGCATGGAGAGCTTGAGCGAAAGCTTGCTGAATTTAAGCATACGGAAGCGGCATTAGTCTTTCAATCGGGCTTTACGACGAATCAAGGTGTTCTTTCTGCTATTTTGACAGAAAAGGATGTTGTCATTTCCGATGAGTTAAACCATGCCTCAATCATTGACGGAATACGTTTGACAAAGGCAGCCCGCCGGGTTTATTCACACGTCAACATGGAGAGCCTTGAAGTAGCCTTGAAGGAAACACAATCCTATCGGAGGCGCCTGATTGTAACGGATGGTGTCTTCTCCATGGATGGCAATATCGCTCCCCTTCCTGCTATTGTAGAATTGGCGGAGAAATATGACGCCCTTGTGATGGTTGATGATGCTCATGCCTCTGGTGTTTTAGGAAAGAACGGACGAGGAACGGTCAATCATTTTGGGCTGGACGGTCGAGTTCATATTCAGGTCGGTACGCTAAGCAAGGCAATCGGTGTTCTTGGAGGCTATGTGGCAGGCCCCAAGACCTTGATTGATTATTTAATTCATAAAGGCCGTCCCTTCCTCTTCAGCACCTCCCATCCGCCCGCAGTGACGATGGCGAATATAGCAGCAATTGATGTGCTGCTGTCTGAGCCTGAGCTGATTGATAAACTATGGGAGAATACACGGTTTTTTAAAGAGGGACTTCATAAGCTTGGCTACGACACAGGAAGCAGCATGACACCCATAACACCTGTCATTGTCGGAGATGACAAGGCAGCATACGAGCTGTCCGATCGATTGTTTGAGTATGGGGTTTTTGCACAAGGGATTGTCTTCCCAACGGTTGCGAAAGGGAAAGCGAGAGTCCGAACAATCGTGACAGCAGAACACACGCGTGAGGAATTGGCCGAAGCGTTACGCATATTTGAACAAGCAGGAAAGGAATTGAAGCTAATAAAATAG
- a CDS encoding TPM domain-containing protein: MCKKLFLILSMLAVIASSFAGNIIHAEVPEPKGDIYVQDFAGILSEQQKQGLNQLGRKLEDQTKAQIAVLTIDSLDGSTPEEYALEAFRKYGLGDKELENGVLLLMAFEENDSDKSARIEVGYGLEGALPDGKVGRILDEYTMPYWKEGKPDQAIILTYEQLFNEVAAEYGLDETADSISDYSLTENSSNAGQESGMATWKKILIAAIIIIFIIIDMTFFGGTFTYMLLHILSAIARNGGGRGGGGSRGGGGGSSGGGGASRGW, encoded by the coding sequence ATGTGCAAAAAACTATTCCTGATTCTGAGCATGCTTGCAGTGATTGCATCAAGCTTCGCAGGGAATATCATTCATGCTGAAGTCCCGGAACCTAAAGGGGATATTTATGTTCAAGATTTTGCCGGAATCTTATCTGAACAACAAAAGCAAGGACTCAATCAATTAGGAAGAAAACTGGAGGATCAGACAAAAGCACAAATTGCTGTGCTGACCATTGATTCTTTAGATGGTTCCACTCCAGAAGAATATGCACTTGAAGCGTTCCGGAAATATGGTCTTGGTGACAAGGAACTGGAAAATGGCGTTCTTCTTCTCATGGCCTTTGAGGAAAACGACTCCGATAAATCAGCCCGGATTGAAGTCGGCTATGGACTTGAGGGTGCACTGCCGGATGGCAAGGTTGGCCGTATCCTTGATGAATACACAATGCCATATTGGAAAGAGGGCAAGCCTGACCAAGCTATCATCCTTACATATGAGCAATTATTTAACGAGGTAGCTGCTGAATATGGTCTTGATGAAACGGCTGATTCTATCAGTGACTATAGCTTAACGGAGAATTCCAGCAACGCGGGCCAAGAAAGCGGAATGGCCACTTGGAAAAAAATCTTGATTGCAGCCATCATTATCATCTTTATTATCATCGACATGACCTTCTTTGGCGGGACCTTTACGTACATGCTGCTTCATATACTCTCGGCAATCGCAAGAAACGGCGGAGGTAGAGGCGGGGGCGGCTCTCGAGGCGGAGGAGGAGGTTCATCAGGCGGAGGCGGTGCTTCCCGCGGCTGGTGA